The sequence GCGGTAGTACTCGTCTACCGTAAAGCGGCGCCTGGCAGGAGCGACGACTGGCGGCAAGGGAGAGGTCGCAACCATTGACGGGACTCCTTACAATCACCCGCTACGTCGCTGGCGTTCGCGTTCCTCCCACCACTCGCTGAAGGTCTGGGCGGGGAGGGCCGGGAAATCGCGCCCCCGGGTCCAGAGGTGCAGGGGCGGGGGCAGGCGCCGGATGCGACCCTTGCGCCGCAGCAGGCGCGCGCCGAGGTGGGCGAATTTGCCGCCGACCCGGTAGAGGGCGGGATTATTCATCATGGTAGCATACCCCTGGATGGCGGGTTTCTCAATGGGGTGGAACTTGCCAGCCCTGACCGCGTCGGCCCGCAGGCGCAGCAGCAGGTCGGGGATGGCGATGCGCACCGGGCAGACCTCCTGGCAGGCCCCGCAGAGCGACGAAGCGTGCGGCAGGAGGTGACTGTCGGGCAGATCGGGCTGGAGCAGAGGCGTCAGAATGGCGCCGATTGGCCCGGAATAGACCCCGCCGTAGGCGTGGCCGCCAATGCTCTGGTAGACCGGACATGCGTTGAGGCAGGCCCCGCAGCGAATGCACATCAGCGCCTCGGCATACTGCCCGCCGAGGATCTGCGAGCGGCCATTGTCGAGCAGCACCAGATGGAACTCCTCCGGTCCATCCGCCTCGCCGGGGCGGGCCGGGCCGCTGATGATGCTGGTGTACACCGAGAGTTTCTGGCCGGTGGCCGAGCGGGCCAGCACCTGCAGCAGCACCCCCAGGTCCTCGAGGCGCTCGACAATGCGCTCGATGCCCATAATCGCCACGTGGATGCGCGGCACGGTAGTGGTCAAACGGGCGTTGCCCTCGTTCTCGATGATGACAATCGCCCCCTCCTCGGCGACGCCAAAATTGACCCCGCTGATGCCCATATCGGCGCGCAGGAAGCGCTGGCGCAGGGCCTGGCGCGCGGTGCGGATCATCGGCGGCACCTCGGTCGTCGGCGGCATGCCCAGATGTTTCTCGAACAGCGCGCCGACCTGCTCGCGGGTTTTGTGGATGGCCGGGGCGATAATATGCGAGGGCGTCTCACCGGCAATCTGAATAATGTACTCCCCCAGGTCGGTCTCCACCACCTCGATCCCGGCCTGTTCGAGGGCCTCGTTGAGGTGGATCTCCTCGGAGGCCATAGACTTGGACTTGACAATCGAACGCACGCCGCGGCTACGGGCCAGATCGGTGATGTAGCGTTTAACTTGCTCGCCGTCGCTGGCCCAGCAGACATGCCCGCCACGAGCCTCGACGCGCTCGGCAAGGCGCTCAAGCAGCTCATCAAGGCGGCTGAGGGCGTGGGCGCGCAGCGCGCGAGCCTGGTCGCGCAGCCTGTCGGCGTCGCTGAGGGCGCTCATGGCCCTGGCGCGGTTGCCGACAAAGCGCGCGGTGGCCCGGTCCAGCGCCGTGCGCAGGGTGGCGTCGTGGAGAGCGGTATCAACCCGCTCGAAGAAGTGGAGGGTATGGGTGCTCATAACGTTACATAATCTTCCGGTGATCTGGCAACCCGGCGGTGATGGATAAATCTGCGGGGACAGCGAAGCCGTCCCCCGCCTCCTTCTGCCGCGGCCTTACACCGGTCGGGCATCCACCATATTGGCGAGCACTTCGGCGATGTGGCGCGCACGGGTCGGGATGCTGCGGCGCGACAGCCCGCCGCCGATCTGGGTCATACATGAGGCGTCGCCGGTCACGAGCAGATCGGCCCCTGTCGCCTGAACATCACGGATTTTTCGGTCGAGCATCGCTTCGGAGATAGCGTGCTGCTTGATGGCGAACAATCCGCCGAATCCGCAACAGGTCTCGCAATTCGGGAGCGGATGTATCTCCGCCTCGCGGACGTGCGCCAGCAGCGCGCGGGCCTGGCGCCCAACCCCGAGGAAGCGCAGACCGTGGCAGGCATCGTGGTAGGTGATGCGCCCCTGATAATGGGCGCCAATGTCGGTGATACCCAGCACGTCCACCAGGTACTCGGTCAGTTCGTAAGTGCGGGCGGCCAGTTCAGCAGCGGGACGAGCGTAGGGGCTGTGGGCGAACAGTTCGGCGTAGAGGTGGCGGATCATCGCCGCGCACGAGCCGGAGGGCAGCACCACGTCGCCCTGGCCGCGCAATAACTCGATCGTCCGCCCGGCCACGGCGTAGGACTCGTCGCGGAAACCGGCGTTGAAGGCCATCTGGCCGCAGCACGTCAGGCCACGGGGCACGTGGATGGCAACCCCCAGATGTTCGAGGATCTGCACCGTGGCCTTGCCAATTTCGGGGTAGAGCTGGTCTACGATGCAGGTGACGAACAGGGTGACCCGGCGTGGCCCGGCGGGGGTAGACACGGTCTGACTCCTTCAGGCATGGTTCGGCGGCGCTTCCGGAGTCAGGGGGACAGCAACATCGTCTCGAAGCGGTCTTTGAGCAGAAGGGTGCGTGCCCCCCGGCTCTCGGGCCGGGCCGAAACATGCTTTTATGTTGGAAAAGGGGAGGTGTGAGCCCTATTATAGCAAATTTGCTGCGTTTATGCGCACGGGGCGGCAAGGTCTCGCGGGGGAGGGAGCAGCCCTCCTGGAACCCGAATAGAGGTATCTTATTCCGCGCCGCTTATGGGGAAAGCATAATCCACCTGCCGCAGCAAGCGGCAGGGGCGACCGGACGGTCGCCCCTGCCTGTCCGCCCTGAAACAGGCTGGGAGAAGAGGCGGAGGTGCGCCGTGCCGCGCCACGCTTCTACACGACAACAGGAGCGAAATGAGCGGCGATCGCCTGACCAAAGCGACGGGCGC is a genomic window of Chloroflexaceae bacterium containing:
- a CDS encoding (Fe-S)-binding protein, which codes for MSTPAGPRRVTLFVTCIVDQLYPEIGKATVQILEHLGVAIHVPRGLTCCGQMAFNAGFRDESYAVAGRTIELLRGQGDVVLPSGSCAAMIRHLYAELFAHSPYARPAAELAARTYELTEYLVDVLGITDIGAHYQGRITYHDACHGLRFLGVGRQARALLAHVREAEIHPLPNCETCCGFGGLFAIKQHAISEAMLDRKIRDVQATGADLLVTGDASCMTQIGGGLSRRSIPTRARHIAEVLANMVDARPV
- a CDS encoding LutB/LldF family L-lactate oxidation iron-sulfur protein codes for the protein MSTHTLHFFERVDTALHDATLRTALDRATARFVGNRARAMSALSDADRLRDQARALRAHALSRLDELLERLAERVEARGGHVCWASDGEQVKRYITDLARSRGVRSIVKSKSMASEEIHLNEALEQAGIEVVETDLGEYIIQIAGETPSHIIAPAIHKTREQVGALFEKHLGMPPTTEVPPMIRTARQALRQRFLRADMGISGVNFGVAEEGAIVIIENEGNARLTTTVPRIHVAIMGIERIVERLEDLGVLLQVLARSATGQKLSVYTSIISGPARPGEADGPEEFHLVLLDNGRSQILGGQYAEALMCIRCGACLNACPVYQSIGGHAYGGVYSGPIGAILTPLLQPDLPDSHLLPHASSLCGACQEVCPVRIAIPDLLLRLRADAVRAGKFHPIEKPAIQGYATMMNNPALYRVGGKFAHLGARLLRRKGRIRRLPPPLHLWTRGRDFPALPAQTFSEWWEERERQRRSG